The segment ACATGGGCTGACGATTCATTTTTCCACTGTTCGCTATGGTGTTATTTCATTTCCAAATAGTAACCGTCCCTGCCATCCTGACAACCTTTTCCCCGCAGGATTGTGTATGACCCGACATTCCAACGGACCGACGCTCGCCGCCCTGGTGCTGGCCGGGCTGAATATGCGTCCGTTACTCACCTCCGTCAGCCCGTTGCTGGGACAGTTACGTCAAAGTATCGGCCTCTCTCCGCTGGCAGCGTCGTTATTGCCCGCCGTCCCGATGATGATGATGGGCGCGGTTGCGCTGCTGGGCGCACCGCTGATGCAGCGCCTGCCATTGCGACGCCTGCTGCTGGCAGGATTAACGTTATTGCTGGTGGCGTTGGCGGTGCGTGGCGTGATCGCCGAGGGACGCTGGCTGGTGTTGAGCGCATTATGCGGTGGGCTGGGCATTGGTATCGTGCAGATGGTGATGCCAGGGCTGATTCGTCAGCGCTTTTCCCGACGCAGCACGGCGGTGACCGGCTTATGGGCCGGGGCGTTGATGGGCGGCGGCGGCCTGGGGGCGGCATTATCGCCGTGGTTGAGTACGCATCTTGGCTGGTCGCTGGCGTTAAGTGATTGGGCGCTGCCGGTGTTGCTGGCGATCCTCATCTGGCTTTGGCTCCGGGTGCCGGGCACTCACGAGAGCAACCCGCTGCCGTTGCCGTCCTTGTGGCGCAAGCCCCGAGCCTGGACTTTGGCGCTGAGTTTTGGCCTGGTGAATGGTGGCTATGCCACCTGTGTCGCCTGGTTGCCGGATGCGTATCAACAACTGGGCTGGTCGGCACAGGCCGGTGGCGCGTTACTCGCGGTGATGATTGCGTTACAGGTGACGGGCGCGTTGCTGATGCCGTTGCTGGCGCGCGGCAGCGATCGTCGTCCACAACTGATATTTAGCCTGGCGTGCCAGCTGATCGGTATGGCTGGTTTTCTGCTCGACCCGTTGTTGGTTCCGTGGTTATGGGCGGCGATTGCCGGTTTTGGTCTTGGCGCGGCCTTTCCATTGGCAATGGTGCTGGCGCTGGAGCATCTGCCGCAGCCACAGGCTGGCGCGCGGTTGGTGGCTTTTATGCAGG is part of the Pantoea phytobeneficialis genome and harbors:
- a CDS encoding cyanate transporter, producing the protein MTRHSNGPTLAALVLAGLNMRPLLTSVSPLLGQLRQSIGLSPLAASLLPAVPMMMMGAVALLGAPLMQRLPLRRLLLAGLTLLLVALAVRGVIAEGRWLVLSALCGGLGIGIVQMVMPGLIRQRFSRRSTAVTGLWAGALMGGGGLGAALSPWLSTHLGWSLALSDWALPVLLAILIWLWLRVPGTHESNPLPLPSLWRKPRAWTLALSFGLVNGGYATCVAWLPDAYQQLGWSAQAGGALLAVMIALQVTGALLMPLLARGSDRRPQLIFSLACQLIGMAGFLLDPLLVPWLWAAIAGFGLGAAFPLAMVLALEHLPQPQAGARLVAFMQGWGFIIAGCMPFIAGQLHTVTDSFTSVWLMQGAVVVGLIALNFRFHPRSYRQAFGQPGL